In Prinia subflava isolate CZ2003 ecotype Zambia chromosome 8, Cam_Psub_1.2, whole genome shotgun sequence, the genomic window TATATAACTGCAAAAGAAGCTCTGTATATGGACAGCACATAAACACAGAACACCTGCAGGCACAGGTGAGAAGGACCAAGTTAAGAAAGTTAATTACAAAGGGCTTCACTTTTATTCAGCCACAAGAAGGAACGAGCTCTTTGGTAACGGACTCCAGCATGACTCAGAAGTGCCACTTGGCAGATCCAGCCCTCTAAagccttcttttaaaaaaaggcagattttgaAATTGGTtcaaatttttgttgttgttgttgttttaaactTTTAGACTACTTAGGCAAGTTTTCAAGGTTCTTGCGGCATTATTAAGGGCCATAagttcacattttctttctatgGTTTCTGCAAAGACCAAAACATCTGAAAACAGCTTGTGGTAACAGCAGAGAAAGCGTTAAGGCAGCAGTTGCAGCACCTCATGGTCTTCTATTCCATGATGTTCCAGCACTTACGAGCCCAAAGATGTCGTAACTGTCCCAAGAAGATGCCAAGTTCAGGACTATGTAATTATTTACTTAGCAACTTTTCCTAATTACACAGCACAGTTGTGAACTGATTGCACACTTTGTTTAAACATTAATAACTTATGTAGATTTTGGCATTTAAAGAGCTTTTGTTGACCTCCAAACCCACACAAACTTTAGAAACCACTGACAGGCTGTGTGCACAAAGGcaccacacagagctgctcttaTTTCTTCGTTTTGGCAGAAAATTCCCATTCTCCCCAAGACtgagcctgctgcagcagccaggcccagcctggggctgacCTCTAGTGGCACTGCTCATGTCCCTTCCCAGTCAGCACCAGCTCACATTTTTCTACTATTTTTACATCTCCCGCATTCCAACCCACTTTAACACAGTACTGAGCAGTGGGCAGTGCAATCCCAAACCTTGCAGTACAGGTCTGTGGTCACTAATGAATGAAATGGTAAAAAGCAGTGCAGTCTTGAAAGGCACTTTCAGCCCCACGACGGTGCTGTGGTTGGAATTTGCATTTGAGAAGAGTTAAGAATAATTATTTGATAAATAAGTCATTCTGCACTTCATAGCCCAGTTTTGTAGACAACAGCTACCAAAAAATTGTCTTGAATTCAGAGCACGGGTGGCAGACACGCAGCTATTGCAGAGCATGGAAAGAGATGTGGGACCAGGTATGGTCTGCATGGTGTAGGTGACACTTCAGAACTGGCAAAACAGGTAAACTTACATGGCCACTTGTTCTAAGacaccagctgctgccacagaaattgaaaaaaaacaaaccccaagaGTAACACCAAATGATTTTGCAGGAAAACGTTTTCATTCCTTCTCCACATCTTACACATCAGAAAGTTGAGGTACCACAAATAGTAAAGACAAACCAAACACAACTCTTCTCACCCTCAACGAATTATTTGATGGGATGCTCCTTTGACAGACACTCATAAAAGAGACGCTGCTGATGCACACTGTACGGAGAGCTGCTTGCTTCTGGAGCAGTACATTCCAGGGGAATGCAAAGCTGGACAGGGCAGCTAAAGTGATGATGGTTTAGCAAGACTGGAGTGGAGACACAGTGCTCAAGATTTCCTTACAACTGTTCCCTCCAGTCTATGGGTTTTAATGCCTGAAGGAAGGGTAATCCTTGGTCCTAATAAgcaagctaaaaaaaaaagcttaaaaagcCCCCAAACTGACAGGCTGTATAAATTAAGACCACTGAAATTAGCAAATTCTGGTTTGGTCACCACAACAAATACTGTGAGCAGAGCCCATGCCCTCACTTTTCCTTTAATTAACCACAGCAGCAACTCCCCTGAAGAATGCAGGGTGTTTCTCTTGCAGACAGGCCTGTTGGAAATTCAATAAAAGGTTTGCTTTCCAGTAATAGTACCTAGGGGAGGGTAGGAGATGGTCACACTCctttatgaaataaaatctgaGGCACAAGCATCCAAACCCACAAGCCTCAGTCGTACAACCCGAGGTCAAAGTGATTTCAAAGGAGCTGAAGGACATCAGGTGTCACACAAGAAGAGCTCTAATCACCAAGCAATCTAGGGACTCCTCTCCAACAAAGCAAGAAGAGGATTTTGGAAACAAAGTAGAATTGTTGGGTCTCTTAAGTACAGGCAGGTATGCTCTAGGTTCATTTACCACATTCTCTATTCCAAGCCTAAATTCTAATGCTGAAACTAAACTGTTTGTCCAGCTTAAATAACAACATCAACTGAGATGTAAAGAAGTGTTTTTATTGCAAGCACAGTGAGCAGGGAGTGGGTTGCATATTCACATGATGTGCCTAAGGGCAGATTTAAACCAGCCACCCTTCTGGTTTTAGTGCTCGTTGCTGTCAGGTGTACATCATTTCTGCCATGTGAGACATTTTCTTTGGAATGTACAAGTAATACTCCAAGTATCCCGACAGATCTTCAATTGTCACGTCATCCACAAAGGCCCTGGCTTGCTCAGAGCAAGAGCGTAGAGAACTCGAGGGAGTTCTTGAAGGCAAAGGCTGGCAGTGATCCTCAGAAACCGTTCTATCAGGTGCCAGAGGGAGGGTGTTCTGCAAGCCAGAGAATTTGTACACTTCCATATCTTGCCACAGTTTGCACTGACAGGCTTTATCTGCACACGCACACGGCTCACTCGTGTTCAGCCTGGACATAGACTGGAAGTCAGAAAGCTCTGTAGTCTTTAGGCTTGTTTTGGATactggagaagctgcagctggagagttCTGTGTGTTCTCTGATGTCAGCTGTGCAACACAAACTCCCAAACACTCATCAGCTCCCTTCTGGCCCACGTCCGGAGCGACGCTGCAGCGTTCGTGTGCACAAGGCTCCTTTGGGACTGGCATCCCAAACCCACTGCTGTCCTCCTGGGCATCAGCCTGGCTCTTCTGCAccagctggctgcagggggACTGAGGTTTTGTGCTGCAATGGATAAACTTTGGAGGATGAAGGATTGGAGACTTGGAACGCCTGCGACGCTGGGTTCTCACAACTCCTCTCGAGGGCTTCTTCACAGACCTGTCAGGGAAAGACACAAAGGGAATGAAGGTTCACCAAAATACTTATTGCTGGGTTATAAATAACACTGGGCAAAATCTCTCCTGCACTTATATTGCATGCACAAGCTTTAGTTTTGGAGTATTTGCTCAGGGTATTCTGCTGTCTTGGAATTTGACTTTGTTCTAGACAAGGAGtagtataaaatataaaaggaacACAGAAATGCATGTCAGAGAGTGGACTTTAAAGATCAGAGAATGAATAAAGCATGTGAGACATGACAAAATAATCTCTACAAGAAGAACAAAGCACAAGAAAAGAGCACAAAACTAATGAATCAAGGGCAAAAGATGGTTTTGTTTCACTTGAGCATGAAGTTCTCCAGAGATACTCTAGAAGccaattctttattttaatctaGTTCCCCAGGCACAATGACAGCTTCCGCAGTGTCAAACAATGATTGAAGAGATGCATTCATGATTGTCTCATCCAAAACCAGCAGCTCACGTTTGCACTGAGAAATATTTATAATGTTTAGCCACCTATAGGTGACTAGCATTTCCTTTCACTTCACATAATTGTGAAGAATAGCAGTCATatatgaagagaaaaagagtattttaagAAGTTCTTTGGTAAAGACAATTCAGGTCCCTTGTTTAGAGGGGCACCAACTAGAAACTGTCTACTTAACCTTCCTTTCCAATGCAGTATTATTTCAAATAGTCTGATAATCCCAAGCTTCTCTTACCCATGCCAGGTCTCCTTAGAAGCACACACACTCTTAGGTTTGGTTTCATCTGTCACTGTTCTAACTACTGCTCTGGGACTTGTCCCATCACCCACAGAGAGAGAAGTGGTACATCTGTGAGAGACAGAATGAAGAGTTAACAGCCTACACTGGTTAGCGTTACAATTATGAAAATAAACCCTTGAGCATCTTCTTTCCCAGAAAATACTGCTCCAAATCGTTTAGAATCCATCCTAAAAGAGCTGCCCACAGAGACCCAAATCAGAGGGATGAGTGTTGACACACTCCTGTCTCCGAGGTTTGTACAACAGACCCTTTGACAGAGATGCTGTTCACAGCTCCACTGCAGAGCCAACCCCACGTGCCAGTGACAAATACACACAATGGCCAAATTTCAGCTTcccaggagaggggagggcagaAATACCACCCCTGAAGAAacacttctctttttccagagaCAAATAAGCCATtctttcctaaaaataaatgttctttgGACATAAATAGACTTTGTTTAGCTGAAGAACACTTAAGCCTCTGTCTAAGATAGCCTGTCAGCATAAGCTAAAACTCTTCATACTCCTGCAAGTTGAATCATTTCAGCCAAGAGTTGTGTCAGACCTTCAGCTTCTATTCAAGGGGGAGCCTTAGTAGATTTACTAAATTTTTTGGTGCTGTAAATTCATTCCACACTCCCATTTTGAAGGACTTGCAATAACCCAAGACAATTCCTTCAAGCTGTGACTTCATATATTACACTGGAAGTcccaagaaaattattttccaaatccTATGCTCAATTAGTTTGTAAACAGGATGAATTCCCTAAAAAGTGAAAGTAAGTCCCCACACACTGATCTAGGATGGGATTAAGAGAATCCAAATTATTAATCAAACTAATTTCCATTTAAAGGACAATGAATACAGAACCCAAGATCAAAAGCCACCAAAGTAAAGTAAAAACTCCAAAGTAATCAAATATGCCCAGCTGGAGGATGGTACTAGAAATACTGAAGAAATGAGAGGTAATTCATTACTAATAAGTCTAATTACCTAGACAAAAGATAACTTCAGAAGCCCATCTACTCACAGTCTCAGCTCTGTGGTAATTCTAGTTACCACTTTGATGCTGCCTTACCTACCCCTCCACTTCAGTGACAGTTTAATTGCATCACTGACAACAGCTTGTGGGACCCCAGATTCTACAGGTAACATGCAATGGTGCACACTtgtcagcagaaaaaaaccattgTATGGAAGCCttcctttatttcatttcaggTAAAAATTATCATTACCAACAGAAGACACGTGGTGCTTGTGTTTTGCCACCTGGGACAGTGAAGGTAAGTGCCATGTTCAGATCTCCACAAACCAACACAACACAAAATGCATTCTTTCCCATTTGCTGATTCTGGTTATAAATAGAAATTTGTGTGACAGCAATGAAAATAGTTTGTGTGGGAATCATGCACTGAATCTAACGCTTTCTCTCACTGACATGGAAAGAAAGTTTCTCTCCTGGGAAAAGATATGATTTTATTCTCAGAACAGGCCTTCAGAACCATGGCACTATGCTAACTTCAACAGCAGAGTTATAGCCCTGTGGAGTCTAGTACTGGTAATCTCTGGCAGGCAGATTCATGCCAAAATTCAATTCAAGCACATTGCTAGCTGATCATGATTGTGAGGTACTTTTCAAACGTGCTGCAAGCTGACAGCAATCAAACAATTTACAATTCCTGAAGAAGTGCAGTCTGCAGGTAGTGAATTTCTTTCAGTCTCTTTAACTACAATGAAAGCTTTCTGTGCCTAACCTTTTGCAGTTACCTCATTCCCTCAAATTTCACAGCAAGGGTGTTCCCTTTGAGTCCATTTGTGAGATGTTAAGTCTGTGCCTCCCTGTGGTGTTACTCACCCAGCTGTGTCAACTCTCAGCTTTTTGAATGCTGTCTGCAGGCTTTCCTCTTCTCCATCCTTAGCTTCTGATTTCATCATTGGGATGGCCAGAAGGTGATGGAATTACCATGTACTGcgagaagcagaaaaaagacaCATGAAAATAACGGCCAAATCCTTGTTAAAAACATTAGTTGCCCAGCAGCACCATAATACACTAAAATAAACTCAAAATAGCACACTGAGCACACAAAACTGAGGTCATTCTAGTAGAACATTTTTGAAAGCTGACTCAGAACAAGCTTTATGATACCCAAGAATGAAACAAACAGTCTCTTGTACAACTGTAGGTGAATTAACAATTCAAAGTCAAATTTAGTGTCAACAGCACCTTGCACATACATTACAGCCCAGCCAGACTCTTCCACTTGTCTTACAGTGCTACCAAAAAAATTGCAGAAGAGGTGAAAGTGAGAAGGAACAACACCACTAGAAACAGTCAACCTTCTACAACTCTTCTTTCTAAATTTGGGACTCAGTGTTACAcatgcacttaaaaaaaaacccaaaccaagatatttttcttaaaacaagaaaaagtttTAAGCCAAACAAAACTTTTTGACTTTATGTCTAAGTCCCAGCAAGGTCTTCAGCAAGAGTTATACAGTCCTATCAGAACATGGTATTATGGTTACAAATAGCTGTTAACATTCACCTGTATCAGCTTGTGAACAAGTACAAATGCCAACAAATATAAAAAGCAATCAGAAAGCcttgctttaaataaaaaaaatcttataaaaACTGgctgatgtatttttctttactcTACCTTGGCCATCATTTAATCTAGCAACAACAGATCTCAGATCTTTGTGAATCTGATGCTCTCTGGGTTTGCTGGaggtcaggcagcagcagtgtatTCCAGGGCCAGGACTGCCCAGTCCTGTTTAACACCTTCATTAATGATCTGCATGTGGCAGGGTACCCTCACCTCTCTGCTGATGTCACCAAACTGGGGTGAGTGGCTGAAACACCAGTTCCTCAACAGGAACCTCATGAACTTCAGCAAAGGGAAGGGCAAAGCCCTGcataaggggttttttttttgaagaaaggCAAAGAATTCCCTCTTCACTGAGACCTTTTTGTGTGTAGCTCAGTTATGCAGAGGGACAGGGTAACCTCTGATCCCTCGCCCTCTCattcctgctggtggtggcagctctggctgctccctgggctgtgaTTTCACCTGGGTGCCCTGGATTGCAGACGGCTATTATGACACACACAGGAGGATAATGTATCATAACAATTTCCAGGCACATGGTGTCCAATGAGTCAGACTCGGAGTAAACAGGAGACGAAGAAGCTTAAACACTGACAATATGGTGCTCATCTGAGCAGGTTactatttcttattttctctcagaCAAATATTGCTGCTCTGGTGAAACAGATGGTCTCTACTTTTACTCCTTGGCCCCCAAGTCATCCTCAGGTgattctttaaaatgaaaaaaaaaattcaggcaacataatttcttttaaacatcAAACTCCTGTATTACATAACTTAGCAGGAAGGTGAAAGtcaaagcttttaaaatcacTGTATATTACTCAAAACAGAGTACTAGTTTTTAGACAAAACATTTAATCATGCTGCTCTTCATCACCAATACTGCAAACCCTCAAAACAGCGCAGAATAAAAGTCTCACTGGGTGATTACAAAGTACAAGCTTAAGCGTTTTAGATGCACGAGCCAACTAGCacacatgtaaaaaaaaaaaaatcagtaactgTGAAAACCAGTTGAAGTTTACCGTGTCAAAAAACACACCTGAAACTTGCGTTTTTTACGTCCCAGGAAAATACAcacctttccttttccatttttctttcgGCTGCTCCCCAAACGCAGCGGAGCCGCCCAGCAGCGCTCCCGCCGTGACGGGCACGGGCACCTCCACCCGCTGCGGGCTAACGACGGGCACGGAGGGATGGGGAcgggcacaggggcagcacaCGGGCCGCAGGAACCAGAACTCttaccttttaaattttcattttatattttttaattctatctTTTTAACCGCCCGGAGTTCCCTCCGCAGCCCTCCCCGCCCGCACCCCGcggagccccagcagccccgccgctgcccagccccggggcccgGCCGTGACTCAGCaccgccccgcgccccggccaGGCTCCCCCAGCGCCCTCCGCCCTCACGGCGGGACCGGCGGCGGGAACCGCGCGGGAAGGTCCCGCTGTAGGGACACAACGGCGCCCACCGGCCCCGTGGGGGAGCAAGGGGGGACCCGCGCAGGGGACTGGGAcgaggacagggatggggatggggacgAGGAGGGAGCCAGGGCGGGCCCCGCACTCACCGCGCtccgcgggccgggcccggcgctcccgccgccccccggaACCGCCGCCGCTCGCGCACGCGCacccggcggggcgggcggggccggggcgcgcCCCCGCGGCGGTGACGTCACGTCCTGTTGTGCTGCGCGCCCCGGGCCCGCGGCCGTGGGTGAGTGGCGGCCCCCGCGGCCGaggcggccgggccggcggAGGGACCGGGGGCGGCGGAGGGACCGCCGCGGGTctgcccggcggggcggcgAGGGGAGGCCCGGGGCGGGTGGCGGAGCGCGGccggctgggctgggctgccgcGGGTGTGGAGCCTCGGGCGGGCACGGGCAGCGCGGGCCCGGCTCAGGCCTGGCGCGGGTCCTGGGCCAGCGGGCAGTGCCGGGGCGGGCAGtgccgggccggccccgctgTGCTGCCGGTGAGAAAAGGCTCGGGAGGGGTCTAAGTGAGGGGTGAGATGCCTGAGGGGTGGGCACAGACGGGAGAGTCGGGCTTTGCTCACGGGTGCCTGGGGACCGGACCAGAGGCCGGGGGCACACACTGGAACCATGTCCGAGCATAAGGAAACGCTTTTCTCTGAGGGTGGCTGAGCACACGCGGTGCAGGGAGGCTCTGGAGTCTTCCTCCTTGCGATTATTCAAAGGCTACCTAGACATGGTCCTGGGAAACCGGCTTGGGGTGGTCCTGCTTGAGTAAGGGAGTGGGACCTCCAGGGATCCCTGCCAGCCTAAACCATCGTGTGGCTCCTGAAACCTTTCTGGAGCCTTGCTGCGGGTGCCATGCTCACAGCTCAAACTTACAGGTTGCCAGGATCTGTATTCACCCATTGATAAAAAAGACACTTCGATATTTTTGACACAAGGCTGTGCTTGTTCTGAAAAACTCAGATTTTGGAGTTCACAGTGAAAAAAGCTCAGCGTGGGCCCGATCAGAAAGCAGTGACACTGCCCACAGAGGAACGAGCACCCATCACGGTGTCAGCCAGTTTTGAACAGACCCATCTGTGTTCAGACCTCAGTGCCAAATCCcaatttctgtgtttcagtttatTCTATATGGCACGGTTGGTTACCCACTGAGAGCACATCAATGGACTTGGAAGCTAAAGATGAAGAGGAGGAGAGTCTACAAACAGCATTCAAAAAGCTGAGAGTGGATGCAGCAGGGTAAGTGAGCAACAAAAAAGCCAATGTAATTTGTCAGggttttattatatatttgtgtttattttctattattttacatttcaaaaagcaaaagtCATTTGGTGAAAGGTTCTTTGCTGTCCAAGGTTCTTTGCACTCTTGAACTGCATTGCTTCAG contains:
- the OSER1 gene encoding oxidative stress-responsive serine-rich protein 1 isoform X1, whose amino-acid sequence is MMKSEAKDGEEESLQTAFKKLRVDTAGCTTSLSVGDGTSPRAVVRTVTDETKPKSVCASKETWHGSVKKPSRGVVRTQRRRRSKSPILHPPKFIHCSTKPQSPCSQLVQKSQADAQEDSSGFGMPVPKEPCAHERCSVAPDVGQKGADECLGVCVAQLTSENTQNSPAAASPVSKTSLKTTELSDFQSMSRLNTSEPCACADKACQCKLWQDMEVYKFSGLQNTLPLAPDRTVSEDHCQPLPSRTPSSSLRSCSEQARAFVDDVTIEDLSGYLEYYLYIPKKMSHMAEMMYT
- the OSER1 gene encoding oxidative stress-responsive serine-rich protein 1 isoform X2 — translated: MMKSEAKDGEEESLQTAFKKLRVDTAGSVKKPSRGVVRTQRRRRSKSPILHPPKFIHCSTKPQSPCSQLVQKSQADAQEDSSGFGMPVPKEPCAHERCSVAPDVGQKGADECLGVCVAQLTSENTQNSPAAASPVSKTSLKTTELSDFQSMSRLNTSEPCACADKACQCKLWQDMEVYKFSGLQNTLPLAPDRTVSEDHCQPLPSRTPSSSLRSCSEQARAFVDDVTIEDLSGYLEYYLYIPKKMSHMAEMMYT